Proteins encoded by one window of Acuticoccus sp. MNP-M23:
- a CDS encoding amidohydrolase family protein, whose protein sequence is MSAEFPIVDAHHHIWRRADLPWLLGPTQPRIFGPYDAIKRDYLIDEYREDVAGSGVAKSVYVQANWAPNWFADEARWVADVAAETGWPHAIVAFCDITQDDARADLDTLAGNTLVRGIRHQMHHHHNPLYRFASGPDVVGSAAVIRNVQRLADYAMVFELQIFAGQVDAALRLVDECPDVIFVLQHAGMPEDLTDEGKADWREAIGRLAKAPNVLCKLSGFGTFIHANDPAHIAWTVAESLEMFGATRCLYGSNFPIEKLWTSYDALIGAVKDALADAPDETVRAVFHDTAAKVYRL, encoded by the coding sequence ATGAGCGCTGAATTCCCGATCGTCGACGCCCACCACCACATCTGGCGCCGGGCGGACCTGCCCTGGCTCCTGGGGCCGACGCAGCCGCGCATCTTCGGCCCCTACGATGCCATCAAGCGCGACTACCTGATTGACGAATACCGCGAGGACGTGGCGGGGTCCGGCGTTGCAAAGTCGGTCTATGTACAGGCCAACTGGGCGCCCAACTGGTTTGCCGACGAGGCGCGCTGGGTGGCCGACGTGGCCGCGGAAACAGGCTGGCCGCACGCCATCGTCGCCTTCTGCGACATAACGCAGGACGATGCCCGCGCCGACCTCGACACCCTCGCCGGCAACACGCTGGTGCGCGGCATCCGCCACCAGATGCACCACCATCACAACCCGCTCTACCGCTTTGCCTCCGGACCGGACGTGGTGGGCAGCGCGGCCGTGATCCGCAACGTGCAGCGCCTTGCGGACTACGCCATGGTGTTCGAGCTGCAGATCTTCGCCGGGCAGGTCGATGCAGCGCTGCGGCTGGTGGACGAGTGCCCGGACGTGATTTTCGTCCTCCAGCACGCCGGCATGCCGGAAGACCTGACGGACGAGGGCAAGGCCGATTGGCGCGAGGCCATCGGCCGGCTTGCGAAGGCTCCCAACGTCCTTTGCAAGCTTTCAGGCTTCGGCACGTTCATTCACGCCAACGATCCGGCGCACATTGCGTGGACCGTGGCCGAATCGCTCGAAATGTTCGGGGCGACGCGGTGCCTTTACGGCTCCAACTTCCCCATCGAGAAGCTGTGGACCTCGTATGATGCGTTGATTGGTGCGGTCAAGGACGCGCTGGCGGATGCGCCGGACGAAACCGTCCGCGCCGTCTTCCACGACACCGCGGCCAAAGTCTACCGGCTTTGA
- a CDS encoding MoxR family ATPase, producing the protein MPVERSVSGIDGPDRLAEALRDAQYLAGEDLATAAYLALALGKPLLLEGAPGVGKTEGAKALASILGRQLVRLQCFEGIDAGAALYEWNYPRQMLAIRQAGDSYVNIYADDFLLARPMLQALQHAADTVLLIDEIDRADQEFEAFLLEFLSDFSISIPERGTVRAERPPVVVLTSNRTRELHEALRRRCVYHYIGYPDAAREADIVMMRASTVVRRTADQVVRAVTALRDEPLAKAPGVAETVEWAEAATLLNQQGAPWPLAFRRSIGVALKDQDDMQFLDGRIDAMLAEAVG; encoded by the coding sequence GTGCCGGTTGAGCGTTCCGTCAGCGGGATTGACGGGCCGGACCGGCTCGCCGAGGCGCTGCGCGATGCGCAGTATCTTGCGGGCGAGGACCTGGCGACCGCGGCCTATCTCGCGCTGGCGCTCGGCAAGCCGCTGCTGCTCGAAGGCGCGCCGGGTGTCGGCAAGACCGAAGGGGCGAAGGCGCTCGCCTCGATCCTCGGGCGGCAGCTGGTGCGGCTCCAGTGCTTTGAGGGGATCGACGCGGGGGCGGCCCTTTACGAGTGGAATTATCCGCGCCAGATGCTGGCAATCCGGCAGGCGGGGGACAGCTACGTCAACATCTACGCTGACGATTTCCTTCTCGCCCGCCCCATGCTTCAGGCGCTCCAGCACGCCGCCGACACTGTCTTGCTGATTGACGAGATCGACAGGGCGGATCAGGAGTTCGAGGCGTTCCTTCTGGAATTCCTGTCCGATTTCTCCATCTCGATCCCCGAGCGCGGGACGGTGCGGGCCGAACGGCCGCCTGTGGTGGTGCTCACCTCCAACCGCACGCGCGAACTCCACGAGGCTCTGCGGCGCCGCTGCGTCTACCACTATATCGGCTACCCGGATGCAGCGCGCGAGGCGGACATCGTGATGATGCGCGCCTCCACGGTGGTGCGGCGCACCGCGGACCAGGTGGTGCGCGCGGTGACCGCGCTGCGCGACGAGCCGCTGGCCAAGGCGCCGGGCGTTGCCGAGACGGTGGAGTGGGCGGAGGCGGCGACCCTCCTCAACCAGCAGGGCGCCCCGTGGCCGCTGGCCTTCCGCCGCTCCATCGGCGTGGCGCTGAAAGACCAGGACGACATGCAGTTTCTGGACGGGCGGATCGACGCGATGCTGGCCGAGGCGGTGGGCTGA
- a CDS encoding NlpC/P60 family protein — protein MTLDPRLNAVRDDLADDRLAATASALRYVSPERFAISAPIAPVFRVPGAEHRETEFLSGEPVDVFETVDGWAWVQSASDGYVGYVRAHVLGAPMAPTHRVSVPHALVFAGPSIRAVLQGHLPLSARVTVAETLAGKDVFHRLVAADGATTGYVLGQHIGPLQPPRGDWVRIAEAFVGTPYLWGGKSWNGIDCSAILQLAIEASGGFAPRDSDMQWQGLGERHDAAASALTRGDLVFWKGHVGVMLDETRFLHANGFHMATAIEPLATTIARLEAQDLPVLGVRHVAPESAHTLPPMASAA, from the coding sequence GTGACCCTCGACCCCCGCCTCAACGCCGTCCGCGATGATCTTGCGGATGATCGCCTTGCCGCCACCGCCTCGGCCCTGCGCTACGTTTCACCGGAACGCTTTGCCATCAGCGCACCCATCGCACCGGTCTTCCGTGTGCCCGGCGCGGAGCACCGCGAGACCGAATTCCTGTCCGGCGAGCCGGTCGATGTGTTCGAGACCGTCGATGGCTGGGCCTGGGTCCAGAGCGCGTCGGACGGCTATGTCGGCTATGTGCGCGCGCATGTGCTTGGCGCCCCCATGGCGCCGACGCACAGGGTCAGCGTGCCTCACGCGCTGGTGTTTGCCGGGCCGTCCATTCGCGCTGTGCTCCAGGGGCACCTGCCCCTGTCGGCACGGGTTACGGTGGCCGAAACGCTTGCGGGCAAGGACGTCTTCCACCGCCTCGTTGCAGCCGACGGGGCGACCACCGGCTACGTCCTCGGCCAGCACATCGGCCCCCTCCAGCCACCGCGCGGCGACTGGGTGCGCATTGCCGAAGCCTTTGTCGGCACGCCCTATCTGTGGGGCGGCAAAAGCTGGAACGGGATCGACTGTTCGGCCATCCTGCAGCTCGCCATCGAGGCTTCCGGCGGTTTTGCCCCGCGCGACAGCGACATGCAGTGGCAAGGTCTTGGCGAGCGGCACGATGCAGCCGCCTCCGCCCTCACCCGCGGCGATCTGGTATTCTGGAAAGGCCATGTGGGCGTGATGCTCGACGAAACGCGCTTTCTCCACGCCAACGGCTTTCACATGGCAACCGCCATCGAGCCCCTTGCCACCACAATTGCCCGGCTTGAAGCGCAGGACCTGCCGGTTCTCGGTGTGCGCCACGTTGCGCCCGAAAGCGCTCACACCTTGCCTCCCATGGCATCTGCCGCCTAA
- a CDS encoding amidase family protein, translating into MSAGDDAFVEILPAPDAPRLAVKDMIAVEGCVQGAGLPVRADRIASADAAVVARFRAAGYAVAGTTHTDAAGFGTMTPWVSNPRHSGRAVGGSSGGSAAAVAAGRAEVGLGTDTGGSVRIPAAYCNLFALKASHGRVPADGILPLSPTLDAPGLLAASADVLADAAPVLMADWQPGAASLPLYFDASAVAAAEPAVFARFNEIAEALGALYDNGTDPPYQDLATAHSTIVCAEGLAVHLEDWTRAPAGFPPTIADALRYAETISAAQVTAARQTVAKARDLLRAHAKGRVLMRPTLPMAPADRHAETAVLGGVSQPVTNANIRLTLSANVAGLPVAVVPFRGLSVQFVGGHGEDEAVLATALAAGLAIQSR; encoded by the coding sequence TTGAGCGCCGGTGACGACGCGTTCGTCGAAATCCTCCCGGCTCCGGATGCCCCCCGCCTTGCGGTAAAGGACATGATTGCAGTTGAGGGATGCGTGCAGGGCGCCGGGCTCCCTGTGCGGGCGGACCGTATTGCTTCGGCGGATGCAGCAGTCGTCGCCCGCTTTCGGGCAGCGGGCTACGCCGTGGCCGGCACCACGCACACCGATGCTGCAGGCTTCGGCACAATGACGCCATGGGTCAGCAACCCGCGCCATTCCGGGCGCGCCGTCGGCGGCTCCAGCGGCGGCTCGGCAGCCGCGGTGGCCGCTGGCCGCGCCGAGGTGGGCCTTGGCACGGACACCGGCGGCAGCGTGCGCATCCCCGCCGCCTACTGCAATCTCTTTGCGCTCAAGGCAAGCCACGGCCGCGTGCCGGCGGATGGCATCCTCCCCCTGTCGCCCACACTCGATGCGCCGGGGCTGCTTGCCGCGTCCGCCGACGTGCTGGCCGATGCTGCCCCGGTTCTGATGGCGGACTGGCAGCCGGGCGCGGCTTCCCTTCCGCTTTATTTCGACGCCAGTGCCGTCGCGGCCGCAGAGCCCGCGGTGTTTGCCCGCTTCAACGAAATTGCCGAAGCCCTCGGCGCGCTGTACGACAACGGCACCGACCCGCCATATCAAGATCTGGCCACCGCGCACTCCACCATCGTCTGCGCCGAAGGCCTTGCCGTCCACCTTGAAGATTGGACGCGCGCCCCCGCGGGCTTTCCCCCCACCATCGCGGACGCGTTGCGCTACGCCGAAACCATCAGCGCCGCGCAGGTCACCGCAGCCCGGCAGACCGTCGCCAAGGCGCGCGACCTGCTGCGGGCGCACGCCAAGGGCCGTGTCCTGATGCGCCCCACCCTGCCGATGGCACCGGCGGACCGCCATGCGGAGACCGCTGTGCTTGGCGGCGTTTCGCAGCCGGTCACCAACGCCAATATCCGCCTCACCTTGTCAGCCAACGTTGCCGGGCTGCCGGTGGCGGTCGTCCCCTTCCGCGGCCTGTCGGTCCAGTTCGTCGGCGGCCATGGCGAGGACGAGGCGGTGCTGGCCACAGCGCTGGCTGCGGGGCTCGCCATTCAAAGCCGGTAG
- a CDS encoding DMT family transporter: MSATESARDSARGVTLMILASLTVPTLDAIAKILGREMPPVEIGVLRYGSQTLILFILLAVLRRKVFTPAVMGSIWRLALSGCFMGIASISLYWSLQYLPLANAIAIFFVGPLILTLFAAIFLGEKVGIHRISAVVAGLVGALIVIRPNFAQFGWPAVLPLMAATAFAAMVTTVRGMKANLDGLRIQTLSGLFATLFLAAVIAGGNLAGAEFTSLVMPSASAWALIGLLGVTATGVQMMMTFAVRLSEQSLLAPFQYLEIVGATAFGYILFDEFPDAITWAGTAIILCAGLYVIHRERQLKRAEVNRITHP, translated from the coding sequence GTGAGCGCGACCGAGTCTGCCCGCGATTCCGCCCGCGGCGTGACCCTGATGATCCTCGCCTCGCTCACCGTGCCGACGCTGGATGCCATCGCCAAGATCCTCGGCCGGGAGATGCCGCCGGTCGAGATCGGTGTCCTGCGCTACGGTTCGCAAACACTCATCCTGTTCATCCTCCTGGCCGTGCTGCGCCGGAAGGTGTTCACGCCGGCCGTGATGGGGTCCATCTGGCGGCTTGCCCTGTCGGGTTGTTTCATGGGAATCGCCTCGATCAGCCTTTACTGGTCGCTCCAGTACCTGCCGCTGGCCAACGCCATCGCGATTTTCTTCGTCGGCCCGCTCATCCTCACCCTGTTCGCTGCGATCTTCCTTGGCGAGAAGGTCGGCATCCACCGCATCAGCGCCGTGGTGGCGGGGCTGGTTGGCGCGCTGATTGTGATCCGCCCCAATTTTGCGCAGTTCGGTTGGCCCGCCGTCCTGCCGCTGATGGCCGCCACAGCATTTGCCGCCATGGTCACCACCGTGCGCGGGATGAAGGCCAACCTCGATGGCTTGCGGATCCAGACCCTCAGCGGCCTGTTCGCGACGCTGTTTCTGGCCGCGGTGATTGCCGGCGGCAACCTTGCCGGGGCCGAGTTCACATCGCTGGTGATGCCGTCGGCAAGCGCCTGGGCGCTGATCGGCCTCCTCGGCGTGACTGCCACCGGGGTGCAGATGATGATGACCTTCGCGGTGCGCCTGTCCGAGCAGAGCCTCCTTGCCCCGTTCCAGTATCTGGAAATCGTCGGCGCCACCGCCTTCGGCTACATCCTGTTCGACGAGTTTCCCGACGCGATCACCTGGGCCGGCACCGCAATCATCCTGTGCGCAGGGCTTTACGTCATCCACCGCGAGCGGCAGTTGAAGCGCGCCGAGGTAAACCGCATCACCCACCCCTGA
- a CDS encoding VWA domain-containing protein — MAVAGEQARPGAALPRAAVPFVTFAARLRSHGFPVAPEQTQSFVAGVGLLGPRKMADIHRAARAVFAPPPELWETFDALFRAHFLGQTIAAPAESLDDERAFEPEDGAADLIEPEEETEAGEEATVAEALSGRTFPPASESDALRLFRRRAPERLPRRLSRRWRSHRSGGRPHLRRALRDAVKRDGEVVVLPQLKRRMAQRRVLLLIDVSASMKGGTDRSLRLAHTLVQAADRCEVFTVGTRLTRITRALRHRREGPALEAASASVADWDGGTRLGDALTAFLAVPRFAGFARSAFVVVLSDGLERGEPDALIAAVSRLSRLSFGILWLSPLAADPDYTPQTAAMAAIAPMVRRIGDGASTAAITREILHVARHS; from the coding sequence ATGGCGGTGGCCGGGGAGCAGGCGCGCCCCGGCGCGGCGCTGCCCCGTGCCGCGGTGCCCTTCGTCACCTTCGCAGCGCGGCTGCGTTCTCACGGCTTTCCCGTTGCGCCGGAGCAGACGCAGAGCTTTGTGGCTGGCGTCGGCCTTCTGGGACCGCGCAAGATGGCCGACATTCACCGGGCGGCTCGGGCAGTCTTCGCGCCGCCGCCTGAGCTTTGGGAAACGTTCGACGCTCTTTTTCGCGCGCATTTTCTGGGGCAGACCATCGCAGCCCCCGCCGAAAGCCTGGACGACGAGCGGGCCTTCGAGCCGGAGGACGGCGCGGCGGATCTCATCGAGCCGGAGGAGGAGACCGAAGCCGGCGAGGAGGCCACCGTTGCCGAAGCGCTGTCCGGGCGCACTTTTCCTCCGGCGAGCGAAAGCGATGCGCTGCGGCTGTTCCGGCGCCGGGCGCCGGAGCGGCTGCCGCGGCGCCTGTCCCGGCGCTGGCGCAGCCACCGCAGCGGCGGGCGGCCCCACCTGCGCCGGGCACTGCGCGATGCGGTGAAGCGCGATGGCGAAGTCGTCGTCCTGCCGCAGCTGAAGCGGCGGATGGCGCAGCGCCGCGTTCTTCTTTTGATCGACGTGTCCGCGTCCATGAAAGGGGGGACGGACCGCTCGCTGCGCCTTGCCCACACGCTCGTGCAGGCGGCGGACCGGTGCGAGGTCTTTACCGTCGGCACGCGGCTCACCCGGATCACGCGCGCGCTGCGCCACCGCCGCGAAGGGCCGGCGCTGGAGGCGGCCTCCGCATCGGTGGCGGACTGGGACGGCGGTACGCGCCTTGGCGATGCGCTGACCGCGTTTCTGGCCGTGCCGCGTTTTGCCGGGTTTGCGCGCTCGGCCTTTGTGGTGGTCCTGTCAGACGGGCTGGAGCGGGGCGAGCCCGATGCGCTGATTGCCGCCGTGTCGCGCCTGTCCCGCCTCTCCTTCGGCATCCTGTGGCTGTCGCCGCTCGCCGCCGACCCCGACTACACGCCCCAGACGGCGGCGATGGCCGCCATTGCGCCCATGGTCCGACGGATCGGCGACGGGGCTTCCACTGCCGCCATCACCCGCGAAATCCTTCACGTTGCGAGACATTCATGA
- a CDS encoding enoyl-CoA hydratase-related protein, with the protein MVAEFDASEGGYVPHVEVDLEEEVAIATLTNPERRNAISVGMWRELEAFAAEASGDPEIRAVVFRGYGDVFSAGADISDFEAGRAGSDGARAYDDQMERACLAIEAIRQPTVVRLEGPVVGAGAALASCCDLRIASDDAFFMVPAARLGLGYDPRGVARLARTFGDATARWLLLTAGRLPATRAFASGAVHELVEQDALDETMARLIERLTDNAPLTIAAAKVALRAVADGTEPTLMDEAWRLVDLADASDDYAEGRRAFAAKRNPRFVGQ; encoded by the coding sequence ATGGTCGCGGAATTCGACGCAAGCGAAGGCGGGTATGTCCCGCACGTGGAAGTCGATCTTGAGGAAGAGGTCGCCATTGCGACGCTCACCAACCCGGAGCGCCGCAACGCCATCTCGGTGGGCATGTGGCGCGAGCTGGAAGCCTTCGCAGCCGAAGCCAGCGGCGACCCCGAAATCCGCGCCGTGGTGTTTCGCGGCTATGGTGACGTGTTCAGCGCCGGCGCAGACATTTCGGACTTCGAGGCGGGACGTGCCGGGAGCGACGGCGCCCGTGCCTATGACGACCAGATGGAACGCGCCTGCCTTGCCATCGAGGCGATCCGCCAGCCCACCGTGGTGCGGCTCGAAGGCCCCGTGGTGGGCGCGGGCGCTGCGCTCGCGTCCTGCTGCGACCTGCGCATTGCGTCCGACGACGCCTTCTTCATGGTGCCGGCCGCCCGGCTCGGCCTCGGCTACGATCCGCGCGGGGTTGCCCGGCTTGCCCGCACCTTCGGCGATGCCACCGCGCGCTGGTTGCTTCTCACTGCCGGCCGCCTTCCCGCCACCCGCGCGTTTGCCAGCGGCGCCGTGCACGAGCTGGTGGAGCAGGACGCCCTGGACGAAACCATGGCCCGCCTGATCGAGCGGCTGACCGACAATGCCCCCCTCACCATCGCCGCCGCAAAAGTGGCGCTGCGGGCCGTCGCCGACGGCACCGAACCGACGCTGATGGACGAGGCCTGGCGGCTGGTGGACCTTGCCGACGCCAGCGACGACTACGCCGAAGGCCGCCGTGCCTTCGCAGCCAAGCGCAATCCGCGCTTTGTCGGCCAGTGA
- a CDS encoding molybdopterin cofactor-binding domain-containing protein: MTVHKGRGFAAINYPIGMNLGGDPSQALVHSNPDGKFMVALSSIDLGQGMKSVTRQIAAETLGVPVQDVYVDTADSDTGPHCMGSFASRGTHRVGNAVIAAAKEARAVMLEAAAEEMEVNAADLVTDGKGNIHVKGAPSRSITTAAASAAAQFKQGRTVSGRGIFLIPLSAVDPDTGEMDPVTCYAHAALFVDVEVDDETGEVTVMEMNSAYELGRALNPRLVEQQLVGGAWMGMSHALYETTEPFYPDRREGPEDFNTYLMPGPGDIAPHNIAVLERPAPDGPFGGKGPGEMCANPVLPAIANAVFDAVGVRVCDLPISPDKILRGLRDNGGARKPAPGRMP; encoded by the coding sequence ATGACCGTCCACAAGGGCAGAGGATTCGCCGCGATCAACTACCCGATCGGCATGAACCTGGGGGGCGACCCCAGCCAGGCGCTGGTCCACTCCAACCCCGATGGCAAGTTCATGGTAGCGCTGTCCTCCATCGACCTTGGGCAGGGCATGAAGTCGGTCACACGGCAGATTGCCGCTGAAACGCTGGGCGTGCCGGTGCAGGACGTTTACGTCGATACCGCCGACAGCGACACCGGCCCCCACTGCATGGGCTCCTTCGCCTCGCGCGGCACCCACCGCGTCGGCAACGCCGTCATTGCGGCAGCCAAGGAAGCCCGCGCGGTGATGCTGGAAGCCGCTGCCGAAGAGATGGAGGTGAATGCCGCCGATCTCGTCACCGACGGGAAGGGAAACATCCACGTCAAAGGCGCGCCGAGCCGCTCCATCACCACGGCAGCGGCCAGCGCGGCGGCCCAGTTCAAGCAGGGGCGCACCGTGTCGGGGCGGGGCATCTTCCTCATTCCCCTGTCGGCAGTGGACCCCGACACCGGCGAGATGGACCCGGTCACCTGTTACGCGCACGCTGCGCTTTTCGTGGACGTGGAGGTGGACGACGAGACCGGCGAAGTCACCGTCATGGAGATGAATTCCGCCTACGAGCTTGGCCGCGCGCTCAACCCGCGCCTTGTGGAGCAGCAGCTTGTGGGCGGGGCATGGATGGGGATGAGCCACGCCCTCTACGAGACCACGGAGCCGTTCTACCCGGATCGGCGCGAAGGCCCGGAAGATTTCAACACCTACCTCATGCCCGGACCGGGCGACATTGCGCCCCACAACATTGCCGTTCTGGAACGGCCTGCGCCGGACGGGCCGTTCGGGGGCAAGGGGCCGGGCGAAATGTGCGCCAACCCCGTGCTGCCGGCCATTGCCAACGCGGTGTTCGATGCGGTTGGCGTGAGGGTGTGCGATCTGCCGATTTCGCCGGACAAGATCCTCCGCGGCCTGCGCGACAATGGCGGCGCCCGCAAGCCAGCGCCGGGCCGGATGCCGTGA